The proteins below are encoded in one region of Nakamurella flava:
- a CDS encoding YncE family protein, with translation MDHSTMSGPDEPSAPSSSAPSGSSSAPASAAPSSGAVDVLPGMPPVTDPANIYGDAGANMLSDIARRSKPYAYVPHTKSGEVWVIDTTTFQVVNKFSVGTEVQHVVPSWDMTALYATDDLGNVVRRIDPLTGEPGETIDVFDPYNMYFTPDGKSAVSVAEAYRSLVWYDPTTWQETDRVRYEDCKGIDHGDFTPDGKIAVFSCEFDGRLAVIDMQTHQLIRMIDLPVRNTTMGPQDLRIAPDGSKFFIADSDSDGVWVLDADLQTVTRHIDTGDGAHGLYFSRDATQLYVTNRHEGSISVLDARTGDPITKWRIPGGGSPDMGNVSADGSQLWLSGRYDNVVYVLSTKDGSLLQKIPVGNGPHGLALVPQPGRYSIGHTGITR, from the coding sequence ATGGACCACAGCACCATGTCCGGCCCGGACGAGCCGTCGGCGCCGTCCAGCTCGGCGCCGTCGGGATCTTCGTCGGCCCCCGCGAGCGCGGCTCCGTCGTCCGGGGCCGTCGATGTCCTGCCCGGGATGCCGCCGGTCACCGACCCGGCGAACATCTACGGCGACGCCGGCGCGAACATGCTCAGCGACATCGCCCGGCGGTCCAAGCCGTACGCCTACGTCCCGCACACCAAGTCCGGTGAGGTCTGGGTCATCGACACCACGACATTTCAGGTGGTGAACAAGTTCTCGGTCGGCACCGAGGTCCAGCACGTGGTGCCGAGCTGGGACATGACGGCGCTGTACGCCACCGACGACCTGGGCAACGTGGTCCGGCGGATCGACCCCCTCACCGGCGAGCCGGGCGAGACGATCGACGTCTTCGACCCCTACAACATGTACTTCACCCCGGACGGGAAGTCGGCGGTCTCCGTGGCCGAGGCCTACCGCTCCCTGGTGTGGTACGACCCGACCACCTGGCAGGAGACCGACCGGGTCCGTTACGAGGACTGCAAGGGCATCGACCACGGCGACTTCACCCCGGACGGGAAGATCGCGGTCTTCAGCTGCGAGTTCGACGGACGGCTCGCCGTCATCGACATGCAGACCCACCAGCTCATCCGGATGATCGACCTCCCGGTGCGCAACACGACCATGGGCCCGCAGGACCTGCGCATCGCGCCGGACGGGTCGAAGTTCTTCATCGCCGACAGCGATTCCGACGGGGTCTGGGTGCTGGACGCCGACCTGCAGACCGTCACCCGGCACATCGACACCGGCGACGGCGCGCACGGCCTGTACTTCAGCCGGGACGCGACCCAGCTGTATGTGACCAACCGGCACGAGGGGTCGATCAGCGTGCTCGACGCCCGTACCGGCGATCCGATCACCAAGTGGCGGATCCCCGGCGGCGGCAGCCCGGACATGGGCAACGTCAGCGCCGACGGCAGCCAGTTGTGGCTCTCCGGCCGGTACGACAACGTCGTGTACGTCCTGAGCACGAAGGACGGCAGCCTGCTGCAGAAGATCCCGGTCGGCAACGGCCCGCACGGTCTGGCTCTGGTGCCGCAGCCGGGCCGCTACTCCATCGGCCACACGGGCATCACCCGCTGA
- a CDS encoding TIGR03085 family metal-binding protein, translating into MSDPTLARTERAALATLFQRVGPDAPTLCEGWNSRDLLHHLLVRERNPLASVGQFVPPLHGLTDRAVAEYAARPWSSLVAELRSGPPMWHPFSWGPVDARVNGLEFFIHHEDVRRGGDDWEPRVLDAATEDQLRAALRSGFVKLLARRLPVGVVAVLPDGSRTTVRSGDPQVEVVGEPGEFILWLAGREKVQLSFDGPADAVTRLRAAVRSM; encoded by the coding sequence ATGAGCGATCCGACCCTGGCCCGCACCGAACGCGCCGCCCTGGCCACCCTGTTCCAGCGGGTCGGCCCGGACGCACCCACCCTGTGCGAGGGATGGAACAGCCGCGACCTGCTGCACCACCTGCTGGTCCGCGAACGCAACCCGCTGGCGTCCGTCGGTCAATTCGTCCCGCCACTGCACGGGCTGACCGATCGCGCGGTCGCCGAGTACGCCGCCCGTCCGTGGTCGTCGCTCGTCGCCGAGCTGCGATCCGGACCGCCGATGTGGCACCCGTTCTCCTGGGGCCCGGTCGACGCCCGCGTGAACGGTCTGGAGTTCTTCATCCACCACGAGGACGTCCGCCGCGGTGGTGACGACTGGGAACCCCGGGTGCTGGATGCGGCCACCGAGGACCAGTTGCGCGCCGCCCTGCGGTCCGGATTCGTCAAGCTGCTGGCCCGTCGACTCCCGGTGGGTGTGGTCGCCGTGCTGCCGGACGGATCCCGGACCACGGTGCGTTCGGGCGATCCCCAGGTCGAAGTGGTGGGGGAGCCGGGGGAGTTCATCTTGTGGCTGGCCGGCCGGGAGAAGGTGCAGCTGTCGTTCGACGGTCCGGCCGATGCCGTCACCCGTCTTCGCGCAGCGGTCCGGTCCATGTGA